The Micromonospora violae DNA segment TCGACCACCCGCAGCCCCGCCTCGAGATCGTCGACCAGGACCACGCCGCTCTGCTCACCGGTCAACGCCGTGGTGACCCGCTCGGCGTGCTTGGTCGCCGGAACCTGCCGGGCCAACTCCGCCTCGACCGCCTCGACCAATGCCACCGACGGAGTGACCAGCACGCTCGCGGCGAGCGGGTCGTGCTCGGCCTGACTGATCAGGTCGGCGGCCACGTGTGCCGGGTCGGCCGTGTCGTCGGCCAGGATGGCGATCTCGGTCGGCCCGGCCTCGGCGTCGATGCCGACCACACCGCGCAGCAGCCGCTTGGCGGCGGTCACCCAGATGTTGCCGGGGCCGGTGATCAGGTCGACGGGGTCACACCGCAGCTCACCCGCCGGGTCCACCGCCGCGCCGTACGCCAGCATCGCCACCGCCTGGGCCCCGCCCACGGCGTACACCTCGTCGACGCCGAGCAACGCGCAGGCGGCGAGCACCCGGGGATCGGGCAGGCCGCCGTTGTCCTTCTGGGGCGGGCTGACCACCACCAGCGAGCGCACCCCGGCCGCCTGGGCGGGCACCACGTTCATCACCACGGTCGACGGGTACATCGCCAGGCCGCCGGGGACGTAGAGGCCGACCCGGTCGACCGGCAGCCACCGCTCGGTGACCGTGCCGCCGGGCACCACCTGGGTGGTGTGGTCGGTGCGCCGCTGGTCGGCGTGCACCCGACGGGCCCGGGCGATGGACTCCAGCAGCGCGGCGCGCACCGCCGGGTCGAGCACGCCCTCCGCCTCGGTGATCGCCTCAACCGGCACCCGCAGCACCTCCGGGGAGATGCCGTCGAACCGAGCGCTGGCCTCCCGGATCGCCGGGTACCCATGCTCACGGACCGCCTCCACCAGGGGCCGGATGCGCTCGACGGCGACGGACACGTCGAGCTGGGCACGGGGCAGCAGACGGCGCGGGTCACCGAGACCGTCGCGCAGGTCGATCCGATTCAGCACCCTTGCGAGTCTAGGCGGCCGGCCCGACGTCCACCCGAGCCGCCCGTACGCCGGGACGGTGAGCCGGGCCACGCCCGGGGGGACGAGATTGGTTAGGCTCGACGATGTGACCGCACGGCTGCCGGTGTTCCCGCTCGCAACGGTGCTCTTTCCCGGGTTGGTGCTGCCGCTGCACATCTTCGAGGAGCGTTACCGGGCCCTGGTCCGACACCTGGTCGACCTGCCCGAGGGTGCCCCGCGCGAGTTCGGCGTGGTGGCCATCCAGGCCGGCTGGGAGGTCGCGTCCACCGGCCCCGGCGGCCGGGCGACGCCGAGCGCCGGCGAGGTCACGCTGCACGAGGTGGGCTGCACCGCCGAGCTGCGCCAGGTGACCGAGCTGGCCGATGGTGGTTTCGACATCGTCACGGTCGGCCGCCGCCGGTTCCGGATCGCCGAGGTCGACGACAGCGCCGAGCCCTACCTGACGGCGGACGTCGAGTGGCTGCCCGACCCGGGCGGCCCGGACGAGGTGGCCGACCTGCTGGCCGCCCGGGTGATCGCGGTGTTCCGGCAGTACCTCGGGCTGATCCGCTCCGACCCGGAGGAGATCTCCGAGCAGCTGCCGGAGGACCCGACGGTGCTGTCGCACCTGGTGGCCGCGACCGCGGCGCTCACCGTCGACGACCGCCAGCGACTGCTGGCGATCGACGACACCGCCGCCCGGCTCCGCGCCGAGCTGCGGTTGCTCAACCGCGAGGCGGCTCTGCTGCGTCAGGTGCGGGCGGTTCCGGTGCCGCTGGCGGAGCTGGCGTCCCCGCCGACACCCAACTGAACTCCCCCGGCTCGGGCTCCGGGCGTAGCCCCGGCCACCGTGACCAGCCGGCCAGCAGGGTGTACATGACCGCGGCCCCGAACGCCGGCAGCAGCAGGTTGCCGTGCGGCACCGGCAACACGCCGAGCAGCCAGTCCACGCCACCGGCGCGCAGGTCGGCGGGTTTGCTGAAGGCCTGCCCGGCCGGGGCGGTAGCCAGCAACCGGTCGAAGGTGGCCAGGCCGATCCGCCGCCCCACCTGCCAGGCCACCGGCGCGGCGAGCAGGGTGCCGAGCACCACGGCGACCAGCCCGACCGGGCCGCGTCGCCGACGCAGCACGAACCACAGGACGAGCGCCACGAGCAGCCCGAAGGCGAGCCCGAGCAGGCTGAACCAGCCGTCGGCGGCGATCGGCTGCTCCGGCTGCGGCTCGGCGTAGATCGCCCCCTCTGCGGTCTTGAGCACCGGGGTGTCCGGCGCGAGCGCGGCCCAGAGCAGCCCGAGCGGAACACCCAGCGCGGCCAACGCGAGCACCGCGCCCAGCACCGTCGCCACGGTACGCAGCGGACGACGCGGCTCGTCGAACCGGAGCTCCAGCACGCTCTGGTATGCCGTCGAGGCCGGCAGCTGGCCCGGGCCGACCGGCGGTGTCGCGGCCGACAGGTCGGCCGGCGGCGGTGTCGCGCCCGGCGTACGGGATGGTTGGTCGGGCTCGTCGACGGGCCGCTCAGGGTCGGGGTTGTCCGGGCTCACCCGATGATCCTCTCAGGCCCGGTGGGAGGCCGGGGCTCCGGTGGTGGCAGTCCAGCTCACCGGGCGAACGGCTCCACCATCATCGCCGCCGCCCGCAGCCACGCCTGCCGGGTCTCCGGCTGGAGCTGGTGGTACTCGATCGACGACCCGGTCTCCAGAGCCGGGTCGTACGGCACCACGGCCACCCCACGGGTACGGGTGGCGAAGTGCCGCTCCAGGTCGTCCTGGAGGGTGGAGCGACCCGGGGTGGGGCAGGAGATGAGGGTGATCGCGTTGTCCGCCAACTCGCCCATGCCCTCCTCGTGCAGCAGGTCGAGCATCCAGTCCGCGCTGAACGCCGCGTCCTCCCGGGGCACGGTGGTCACCACCAGCTGGTCGGCGGCCTGCATCACCGTGCGCCAGTTGGGGCTCTCCACGTTGTTGCCGGTGTCCACGCAGACCACGTCGTGGGTGCGCCGCAGCAGCTCCAGCACCCGACGGACGGTGAACTGGTCCAGTCGCTGGGCGAAGCGCGGGCTCTCCTCGCCGGCCAGCACGTCGTACGAGCCGTCGGAGGCGTGCCGTAGGTAGTCGTCCAGCCGGTCCAGCAGGGTCGCGCCCTCCAGGATCTCGATCTGGGCCAGGTCGCTGATCAGGTGCCGGATCGTCCGTGCGTGTCGGGCACTGCCGGCGCGCAGGCCGAGGGTGCCGCGCAGCTCGTTGTCGTCCCAGGCCAGCACGCCCTTGCCGCGGACGCTGCCGACCGTGGCCGCGGCGAGCACCGTGGCGGTCGTCTTGTGCACCCCGCCCTTGGGGTTGGCGAAGGCGAGCACCCGGGGCGTGCCCAGGTCCCGTTGGAGCACCCCGTTGGCGCGCTCCTGCTCCTGGTCGACGGTCTGCGGCCGCCACTCGATCCGGGCCGGGTAGGCGCGTTCGGCGACCGCCGAGCCGACCGCCGGGACGGGTGGTGGCGCCACGGGAGGGGCGACGGGCGGCGGGGCGACGGGCGGCGGGGCGACCGGTGGGGGCGGTGGCGCGGTCGCCGGGTAGCCGGTCTCCGGCTGGTAGCCGGTCTCCAGCAGCGCGTACCGCGACTCCACCGGCGGGTCACCCGGCCGGTAGCCGTTGTCCAGCAACGCGTAGCGCGACGGGACCGGCTCGGGGCCACGCGACGGCGGCTCGGGCTCGGCCCGGTACGTCGGATCGGCCCGGTAACCCGGCTCGGGCCGGTACCCCGGCTCCGCGCGGTAGCCGGGATCGGCCCGGTAGCCGGGCTCAGCGCGGTAGTCCGGCTGCTCGGTCCGGTACGCCGGCTCGGCGCGGTAGTCCGGCTCGGCCCGGTACGCCGGCTCGGCGCGATAGTCCGGTTCGGCCCGATAGCCCGGCTCGGAGCGGTACGCCGGCTCAGCCCGGTAGGCGGGGTCGACCCGGTAGGTCGCCTCGGCCCGGTAACCAGGCTCCGCGCCGTACGAGAGGTCGGCCGGATGCCCGATGGCGGGTGCCCGCCCGGCGTAACCGTTGGGGGCCGCACGCCGTGGCAGCTGGTCCGGCGGCGGCTCATCGCCGCGCCGTTCCGGCTCGGCCTGCTCCGCGCCGCGACCGCCCAACCGGGCACGGTCCAACAACGCGCGCCACCGCGGCGCTGGTTCGGCCGGCCGGCCCCAGCCGGTCTCACTGCCCTCCACGGCC contains these protein-coding regions:
- the hisD gene encoding histidinol dehydrogenase, with product MLNRIDLRDGLGDPRRLLPRAQLDVSVAVERIRPLVEAVREHGYPAIREASARFDGISPEVLRVPVEAITEAEGVLDPAVRAALLESIARARRVHADQRRTDHTTQVVPGGTVTERWLPVDRVGLYVPGGLAMYPSTVVMNVVPAQAAGVRSLVVVSPPQKDNGGLPDPRVLAACALLGVDEVYAVGGAQAVAMLAYGAAVDPAGELRCDPVDLITGPGNIWVTAAKRLLRGVVGIDAEAGPTEIAILADDTADPAHVAADLISQAEHDPLAASVLVTPSVALVEAVEAELARQVPATKHAERVTTALTGEQSGVVLVDDLEAGLRVVDAYAAEHLEIQTVDARQWALRVRNAGAIFVGAWSPVSLGDYCAGSNHVLPTGGCARHSSGLSVQSFLRGVHLIEYTQAALRDVAPHVVTLAGVEDLPAHGQAVQARFPGGAA
- a CDS encoding LON peptidase substrate-binding domain-containing protein, yielding MTARLPVFPLATVLFPGLVLPLHIFEERYRALVRHLVDLPEGAPREFGVVAIQAGWEVASTGPGGRATPSAGEVTLHEVGCTAELRQVTELADGGFDIVTVGRRRFRIAEVDDSAEPYLTADVEWLPDPGGPDEVADLLAARVIAVFRQYLGLIRSDPEEISEQLPEDPTVLSHLVAATAALTVDDRQRLLAIDDTAARLRAELRLLNREAALLRQVRAVPVPLAELASPPTPN
- a CDS encoding DUF2567 domain-containing protein — its product is MSPDNPDPERPVDEPDQPSRTPGATPPPADLSAATPPVGPGQLPASTAYQSVLELRFDEPRRPLRTVATVLGAVLALAALGVPLGLLWAALAPDTPVLKTAEGAIYAEPQPEQPIAADGWFSLLGLAFGLLVALVLWFVLRRRRGPVGLVAVVLGTLLAAPVAWQVGRRIGLATFDRLLATAPAGQAFSKPADLRAGGVDWLLGVLPVPHGNLLLPAFGAAVMYTLLAGWSRWPGLRPEPEPGEFSWVSAGTPAPPAAPEPPAPDAAEPPRG
- a CDS encoding MinD/ParA family ATP-binding protein, which encodes MALGGRAVEGSETGWGRPAEPAPRWRALLDRARLGGRGAEQAEPERRGDEPPPDQLPRRAAPNGYAGRAPAIGHPADLSYGAEPGYRAEATYRVDPAYRAEPAYRSEPGYRAEPDYRAEPAYRAEPDYRAEPAYRTEQPDYRAEPGYRADPGYRAEPGYRPEPGYRADPTYRAEPEPPSRGPEPVPSRYALLDNGYRPGDPPVESRYALLETGYQPETGYPATAPPPPPVAPPPVAPPPVAPPVAPPPVPAVGSAVAERAYPARIEWRPQTVDQEQERANGVLQRDLGTPRVLAFANPKGGVHKTTATVLAAATVGSVRGKGVLAWDDNELRGTLGLRAGSARHARTIRHLISDLAQIEILEGATLLDRLDDYLRHASDGSYDVLAGEESPRFAQRLDQFTVRRVLELLRRTHDVVCVDTGNNVESPNWRTVMQAADQLVVTTVPREDAAFSADWMLDLLHEEGMGELADNAITLISCPTPGRSTLQDDLERHFATRTRGVAVVPYDPALETGSSIEYHQLQPETRQAWLRAAAMMVEPFAR